The following proteins are co-located in the Cutaneotrichosporon cavernicola HIS019 DNA, chromosome: 3 genome:
- a CDS encoding uncharacterized protein (UreD urease accessory protein) — protein MTLEAAAGSSDELTPSKPSNDLSDQTFLGQARGRSREPSAIASTSGNVTSLTGNHALAQAKVAVLSISDPNAQPAFGSSTSHAPPNGAGHAEERPSSRTASDANGEQRPNNGEPSTGKTAATEQGVVTGGILGTRSPPSLSSPSPASNASPSLPPGTGHVHLSGPPRSPRAHFISSHASYPLKLLAPRHLPSQPANVALLYTLAYGGGLVAGDCVQLSCTVDAGQVLVMRTQGSTKVYKHRRGLRPAAHGISPALAAAVRRGEEAPAVRQRLHVTLGTGATFILLPDALSPFRGSRYVQAQRVCLPPDGSGSVLLLDWINSGRGDRPVGRPELRPWAERFTNGENPKSRWTDAAAQDAAQATSDWGKAEEEYWAMGYYASTNELIVGNHILARERMVLDNAGHTGHSLSPAASRLAPYHVYATVLVHGPEFARVRAHLEALADATSQFQVPRPPGLLWSYSPLNDVCGIIRVAGLEVEDVRDWMRGAFEEGGVADLVGPGLWPRCI, from the coding sequence ATgacgctcgaggcggccgcgggTTCCTCGGATGAGTTGACACCGTCCAAACCATCCAATGACCTCAGCGATCAAACATTTCTCGGGCAGGCCCGTGGCCGATCTCGGGAACCAAGTGCGATCGCAAGCACGAGTGGGAACGTAACTAGCCTAACTGGCAACCACGCCCTGGCCCAGGCCAAGGTGGCAGTGTTGTCCATTAGCGACCCCAACGCCCAGCCGGCCTTTGGGTCGTCTACATCTCATGCCCCACCCAACGGGGCCGGTCACGCCGAGGAACGCCCCTCTAGCCGGACGGCAAGTGATGCCAATGGAGAGCAGCGGCCAAACAATGGTGAGCCGAGTACCGGCAAGACTGCCGCCACGGAGCAAGGCGTTGTCACTGGTGGCATCTTGGGCACTCGAAGCCCGCCTTCCCTCAGTTCACCTTCGCCCGCCTCGAATGCCTCGCCCAGCCTTCCCCCAGGAACTGGACACGTTCACCTTTCCGGACCACCACGCTCTCCCCGCGCACACTTCATCTCCAGCCACGCTTCATATCCCCTCAAGCTGCTCGCGCCACGGCACCTTCCTTCACAACCGGCAaacgtcgccctcctctaTACCCTCGCCTATGGGGGCGGACTAGTGGCCGGCGACTGCGTGCAGCTCTCATGCACAGTTGACGCGGGCCAGGTACTGGTGATGCGAACGCAGGGCAGCACAAAAGTGTACAAACATCGGCGGGGCCTGCGACCAGCAGCGCATGGCATCTCGCCCGCCCTCGCGGCTGCCGTGAGaagaggggaggaggcgccgGCCGTGCGGCAGCGCCTTCACGTCACTCTGGGGACTGGGGCGACGTTCATTCTCCTCCCTGATGCGTTGAGTCCGTTCCGGGGGAGTAGGTACGTCCAGGCCCAGCGGGTGTGCCTGCCGCCCGATGGGAGCGGAAGCGTGCTGCTGCTTGACTGGATCAACTCAGGCCGCGGTGACCGGCCAGTCGGACGTCCCGAGCTCCGCCCTTGGGCTGAGCGTTTTACCAACGGCGAGAACCCCAAGTCTCGCTGGACTGACGCCGCTGCTCAAGACGCAGCCCAGGCAACATCAGACTGgggcaaggccgaggaggagtacTGGGCCATGGGGTACTACGCGTCCACGAACGAGCTCATCGTTGGCAACCACATCCTGGCGCGCGAACGCATGGTCCTTGACAACGCCGGGCACACGGGCCACTCGCTGTCACCCGCGGCCAGCCGACTTGCACCGTACCACGTCTATGCGACGGTGCTCGTTCACGGACCGGAGTttgcgcgcgtgcgcgcacacctcgaggcgctcgccgacgcgacAAGCCAGTTCCAGGTTCCTCGTCCGCCAGGGCTACTGTGGTCCTATTCGCCCCTCAACGATGTGTGTGGGATCATCCGCGTGGctggcctcgaggtcgaggacgtgaGGGACTGGATGCGCGGCGCAtttgaggagggcggcgtaGCCGATCTCGTTGGTCCCGGCCTGTGGCCGCGGTGCATCTAG
- the BET2 gene encoding uncharacterized protein (Prenyltransferase and squalene oxidase repeat), translated as MPASTPLDVPLHVKYIQQLDKKKDLAYHLTEHLRLNGVYWGLTALCIMGHKDALPRDAMIDYVMSCWDDTAGAFGAHPGHDAHIHATLSALQVLIMQDELERVDAERVVKFLLSLVGTDGRVAGDEFGERDTRFSYILVSALSLLGRLDALELVHGGKGRKLVLDNIVGSMNFDVWVCVAALAILGELDRVDRDLLGWWLSERQLPNGGLNGRPEKLEDVCYSWWNLAALSIIGKLHWINRDKLIAFILSAQDTEDGGIADRPGDWVDVFHTVFGLAGLSLLGYPGLREVDPLYCMPAEVIAARGLKREYTTGSRLGHSRDSVTV; from the exons ATGCCAGCTTCCACGCCCCTCGACGTGCCATTACACGTCAAGTACATCCAGCAGCTCGATAAG AAGAAGGACTTGGCGTATCACCTGACCGAACACCTGCGCCTGAACGGCGTATACTGGGGCCTCACAGCCCTGTGTATCATGGGACACAAGGATGCGCTCCCGCGCGACGCGATGATCGACTACGTCATGAGCTGCTGGGACGACACGGCTGGCGCTTTCGGCGCACATCCGGGACACGACGCCCACATCCATGCCACGCTGAGCGCGTTGCAGGTGTTGATTATgcaggacgagctggagcggGTTGATGCGGAGCGTGTTGTTAAGT ttctcctctccctcgtTGGCACTGATGGCCGCGTGGCCGGCGACGAGTTCGGCGAGCGAGACACGCGTTTCTCGTACATCCTCGTGtcggcgctctcgctcctcgGACGACTCGATGCTCTCGAGCTTGTACATGGGGGCAAGGGGAGGAAACTGGTGCTGGACAACATTGTGGGCAGCATGAACTTTGATG TCTGGGTCTGTGTTgctgccctcgccatctTGGGCGAACTCGACCGAGTCGACCGCGACCTACTCGGCTGGTGGTTGAGCGAGCGCCAGCTTCCCAATGGAGGGTTGAACGGACGACccgagaagctcgaggacgtgtGTTATTCGTGGTGGAACCTGGCTGCGCTCAGTATCATCGGCAAGCTGCACTGGATCAATCGCGACAAGTTGATCGCGTTCATCCTCAGTGCACAG gacACGGAGGATGGGGGTATTGCCGACCGGCCGGGCGACTGGGTCGATGTGTTCCACACAGTCTTTGGGCTCGCTGGGTTGTCTCTCCTCGGATACCCTGGTCTGCGGGAGGTGGACCCGCTGTACTGCATGCCGGCGGAGGTTATTGCTGCGCGCGGCCTGAAGAGAGAGTACACGACGGGGTCGCGGTTGGGTCATAGCCGTGACAGTGTGACAGTATAG
- the LCB4 gene encoding uncharacterized protein (Diacylglycerol kinase catalytic domain (presumed)), giving the protein MANKQDIPVIIHNGKRGLLTLEDGRLDVLQLSADGRPPKHLLSCPVRLLLRAQLSPEPPSAGANGPKRMLDIHALVQKSANSNHLRYTKIRVLVEPAHSVDAEQWVDQLMAAAYPVTKPYRNVLLLINPVSGKGKGVAIANHTIIPTLEAAGCKVDVRQTEYRNHAEEICRDADLSMVDVIAVASGDGGCYEAFNGLAMRPDGRKALRIPLAPLPTGSACAACTNLFGPKNTFNVLLATLNVIKGQPMPIDLQSVVLLPSLERRVSFLSVALGLMVDLDIGTENLRWIGDSRFLYGYLRGIMQNKSCKARIQLNIVDDDKEKMAREAVEAAAADRGPKTVGGGTDPLQLIRGVQTMSVASQAVANGDGYGDGLTPSGSRKSSGLSAKPIGSLMPADAASPAPVNGAVNDDERLPLADLLEPTEAWVTVDSSGSARHDPQSATQNAWSEGEAMLFLYSGLMPYVARDLNQWPVIRAGSGVIDIVLQRCAARSVMLGQATEGASGRPYWLSSQCYYKVLGYTVENLDKKGQPKLTIDGEGYDWDSFHVEVLPRAATLLALDGHYYQAEFLLQAPGAAATKPDK; this is encoded by the exons ATGGCCAACAAGCAGGACATCCCGGTTATCATTCATAACGGAAAGCGTGGCCTCCTCACACTCGAGGATGGCCGCCTAGACGTCCTACAGCTGAGCGCAGATGGGCGAC CACCCAAGCATCTCCTATCTTGTCCCGtgcgcctccttctgcgAGCGCAACTAAGCCCGGagccgccctcggcgggGGCGAATGGCCCGAAGCGCATGCTCGACATTCACGCGCTTGTCCAGAAGAGCGCAAACAGCAACCACCTTCGGTACACAAAGATCCGCGTGCTTGTTGAACCAGCGCATTCCGTTGACGCTGAGCAATGGGTTGACCAGTTGATGGCTGCCGCCTACCCTG TCACCAAGCCATACCGCAACGTACTGCTGCTCATCAACCCAGTGAgcggcaagggcaagggcgtcgccatcgcgaATCATACCATCATCCCCACCCTCGAGGCAGCAGGATGCAAGGTGGATGTGCGCCAGACCGAGTACCGGAATCATGCAGAGGAAATCTGCAGGGATGCGGACCTTTCAATGGTTGA CGTGATCGCCGTCGCGTCAGGTGACGGCGGTTGCTACGAGGCGTTTAATGGTCTAGCAATGCGTCCCGATGGGCGCAAGGCGTTACGGATACCCCTTGCCCCGCTCCCGACCGGCTCGGCCTGCGCAGCTTGCACAAATCTGTTTGGGCCCAAGAACACCTTCAATGTCCTGTTGGCGACCCTCAACGTCATCAAAGGCCAACCAATGCCCATTGATCTCCAGTCTGTCGTGCTTCTGCCCTCTCTGGAGCGCCGCGTGTCGTTCCTCAGTGTCGCGCTGGGTCTCAtggtcgacctcgacattgGCACGGAGAATCTCCGGTGGATCGGCGACTCGCGGTTCCTATACGGCTACTTGCGCGGAATAATGCAGAACAAATCCTGCAAGGCACGTATCCAGCTCAACATTGTCGATGATGACAAGGAGAAAATGGCGCGGGAAGCCGTAGAGGCAGCAGCCGCGGACCGCGGCCCGAAAACCGTTGGGGGTGGCACCGACCCCCTTCAGTTAATTCGTGGTGTGCAGACAATGTCGGTTGCAAGCCAGGCCGTTGCCAACGGTGACGGATACGGTGATGGTCTCACGCCGAGCGGTAGCCGCAAGAGTTCGGGGTTATCAGCCAAGCCTATTGGCAGTTTGATGCCAGCTGATGCTGCCAGTCCCGCTCCAGTAAACGGTGCCGTCAACGACGATGAGAGGTTGCCACTTGCTGACCTCCTGGAACCGACTGAGGCGTGGGTTACGGTCGACTCGAGTGGGAGCGCGCGACATGATCCGCAGTCGGCAACGCAGAACGCGTGGTCGGAGGGTGAAGCAATGCTGTTCCTCTA CTCTGGTCTCATGCCTTACGTCGCTCGTGATCTGAATCAATGGCCTGTCATTCGTGCCGGATCGGGTGTGATAGACATTGTCCTGCAGCGATGCGCGGCTCGCAGTGTCATGCTTGGTCAGGCCACAGAAGGCGCGTCTGGACGTCCGTACTGGTTGAGCAGCCAGTGTTACTACAAGGTGCTCGGGTACACGGTTGAGAACCTCGACAAGAAGGGACAGCCCAAGCTCACCATCGATGGCGAGGGATACGACTGGGACAGCTTTCACGTCGAGGTGCTGCCGCGCGCAGCCACGCTACTGGCGCTCGATGGACATTACTACCAGGCCGAGTTTCTGTTGCAGGCGCCGGGTGCGGCTGCGACGAAGCCTGATAAGTAG
- a CDS encoding uncharacterized protein (Membrane-associating domain) — MHSPHHVIPYTPLIRPRPLPIPAPQWPEPAHLAPQVDWARPHPLDPGPLQTPAKTTTTVIVCADTKPDRLRRLQPLFLIVTLLLAVIEGCITAFLVSRNNSDDWWVGSSLHGRTRFLLFTSWWTVVLNSIYLAFFFVSGPWFSSVLSHIIYVGFTWLLWLSGAASFTRSIGGGRHCAGASSMPHCSLNIAAEALAWVEFIIFSIFLTMMGFVAGTMARRGDRLSASEGMV; from the exons ATGCACTCCCCGCACCATGTCATCCCATACACGCCCCTCATCCGCCCGCGCCCGTTACCCATCCCCGCGCCGCAATGGCCGGAACCAGCACACCTGGCCCCACAAGTGGACTGGGCCCGTCCGCATCCTCTCGACCCCGGCCCTCTCCAGACCCCAGCCAAGACCACAACGACTGTGATCGTCTGCGCTGACACCAAGCCCGACCGCCTACGCCGGCTCCAGCCGCTATTTCTGATCGTaacgctcctcctcgccgtcatcgaGGGCTGTATCACTGCCTTCCTCGTGTCGCGCAATAACAG cgaTGACTGGTGGGTGGGCAGCTCGCTCCACGGCCGGACAAGgttcctcctcttcacctCGTGGTGGACCGTCGTGTTAAACAGCATCTACctggccttcttcttcgtctCAGGCCCATGGTTCTCGAGCGTCCTCTCCCACATCATATACGTTGGCTTCAC ATGGCTCTTGTGGCTGAGTGGCGCCGCGTCGTTCACCCGGTCGATCGGTGGCGGCAGGCATTGTGCAGGTGCCTCGTCAATGCCGCACTGCAGTCTGAACATCGCTGCTGAGGCGTTGGCATGGGTCGAGTTTATCATCTTCAGTATCTTCCTTACCATGATGGGCTTCGTGGCCGGCACGATGGCCCGCCGCGGTGACCGACTCTCGGCGTCAGAGGGAATGGTCTAA
- the SMC3 gene encoding uncharacterized protein (Structural maintenance of chromosomes protein): protein MHIKTITIQGFKSYRDQVAVDPFSPRHNVVVGRNGSGKSNFFAAIRFVLSDAYTTLSREERQRLLHEGTSTTTTLSAYVEIVFDNADGRFPTGQPELYLRRTIGLKKDEYSLDRKSVTKAEVMNLLESAGFSRSNPYYIVPQGRITHLTNISDKDRLNLLKEVAGTKVYEQKRAESTRIMEDTDSKREKIAELLSNIETRLEELEAEKDELKEFQGLDRDRRCLEYSLQQRELDDITTTLEQLEEERLNGHHEINEQERALHELEARIQKMEDKLTRNKHSHSTSSIALQQYESEMEDLVRSKTEVECIIADFQQAGENNETRRLETIEQLESLDRRVKRTADKLDELNTALEQRTAEERQAKDLLDTSQSRLQVLYAKQGRTRQFRSKADRDAYLTNEVRSLESYAKQQQKTIADREQDVQRAKTHLEEVSARAAEQQDGEEGQRETLKKMGEEQAKLKTDLDSMKEKRKELWREDGKLSQSATNAKSELDNAQRLLQGMMDKDTSNGLRSVRNIARRLNLNGVYGPVYELFEVSDKYKTAVETVAGTSLFHVVVDNDDTASTLIDAMNKERSGRVTFMPLNRLKSVSVQYPKANDAVPLLSKLTYDRAYQMAFEQIFARTVVCSDLATAAQYTRSHGLNGVTDSGDRVDRKGALTGGYHDNRRSRLDAIKHVKRWNEDYERDATRHTEVKEGLAKLEQQISQAMGEIQRIDAKRNAMVEDRGHQARQANWIMREVEQSRQRLARLEGSLADDEASLKAAMAKKAALEEELQTPMQPQLSPAEVQELETLSKDAEDQKKALLQASQSRQQVASERSELEIELTENLRRRRNQLRAKLDDLDSASGSGVINAGEIEQRKAELNSIGRSIDTLSEQIQTVEEEIEALATAISEQNTKLEELHTEANDVTRAMLRIQKSQERYLSKKQTLENRKEECEVAIRDLGVLPDEAFTKYTGDKYKSASGMEKLVKLLHKVNDGLKKFAHVNKKAFEQYNNFTKQRDELLARRAELDQSADSIQDLIQTLDQRKDEAIERTFKQVSKYFEEVFEQLVPAGRGRLIMQKRTDSYLDEESEPPQPKEGEQSEIDSYTGVSIKVSFNSKEDEGQRISQLSGGQKSLVALATVFAIQKCDPAPFYLFDEIDANLDTQYRTSVANMIHALSDSAQFITTTFRSEMLVNADKFYGVYFDKQKVSTIQTITQDEAQKFIDTAAGMT from the exons ATG CACATCAAAACAATCACCATCCAAGGCTTCAAGTCGTACCGCGACCAGGTTGCTGTCGACCCCTTCTC ACCTCGCCATaatgtcgtcgtcggacgTAACGGGAGCGGAAAGTCCAACTTCTTTGCTG CGATCCGCTTCGTGCTCTCTGACGCGTACACCACGCTGTCCCGCGAGGAACGCCAACGTCTGCTTCATGAGGGCACCAGCACCACGACTACTCTATCGGCCTATGTCGAGATCGTCTTCGACA ATGCTGACGGCCGATTCCCCACCGGACAGCCCGAGCTATACCTCCGCCGCACTATTGGcctcaagaaggacgagtACTCACTGGACCGCAAGAGTGTCACCAAAGCCGAGGTCATGAATCTCCTTGAGAGCGCCGGCTTCTCCCGAAGCAACCCGTACTACATCGTACCCCAAGGACGA ATCACGCACTTGACGAACATTTCAGACAAGGaccgcctcaacctcctcaaggaggTGGCTGGCACCAAGGTGTACGAACAGAAGCGTGCTGAATCGACCCGTATCATGGAGGACACAGATAGCAAGCGCGAAAAGATCGCTGAGCTTCTGTCGAACATCGAGACGCGCctggaggagcttgaggcggagaaggacgagctcaaggagtTTCAAGggctcgaccgcgaccgccgcTGCCTCGAGTACTCGCTACAGCAGCGCGAACTGGACGACATCACCACCACGCTTGAGcagcttgaggaggaacgCTTGAATGGCCACCACGAGATCAACGAGCAGGAGCGGGCGctgcacgagctcgaggctcGCATCCAG AAAATGGAGGACAAGCTCACCCGCAACAAGCATTCgcactcgacctcgagcatTGCTCTCCAGCAGTACGAATCCGAGATGGAGGACCTCGTCCGCAGCAAGACCGAGGTGGAATGTATCATCGCCGACTTTCAGCAGGCGGGCGAGAACAACGAGACGCGTCGCTTGGAGACGATCGAGCAGCTTGAGTCGTTGGACAGGCGTGTGAAGCGCACCGCCGACAAACTCGATGAGCTGAACACTGCGCTAGAACAGCGCACCGCCGAGGAACGTCAAGCCAAAGATCT TCTGGACACGTCCCAATCTCGCCTGCAGGTCTTGTACGCCAAGCAGGGCCGCACCCGCCAATTCCGGTCCAAAGCAGACCGCGATGCGTATTTGACGAACGAGGTCAGGAGCCTCGAGTCGTACGCGAAACAGCAGCAGAAGACGATCGCCGACAGGGAGCAGGATGTACAGCGCGCCAAGACTCATCTTGAAGAAGTTTCTGCGCGGGCTGCCGAGCAGCAAgacggtgaggagggacaGCGTGAAACTTTAAAGAagatgggcgaggagcaggccaagctcaagaccgacctcgacagcatgaaggagaagcgcaa GGAGTTGTGGCGCGAGGATGGCAAGCTTTCGCAGTCTGCCACCAATGCCAAGAGCGAGCTAGACAATGCGCAGCGCCTTTTGCAGGGCATGATGGACAAGGACACGAGCAACGGTCTGCGCTCCGTCCGCAACATAGCCAGGCGCCTGAACCTGAATGGCGTCTACGGCCCGGTGTACGAACTGTTCGAGGTGTCGGACAAGTACAAGACGGCAGTGGAGACTGTTGCTGGGACCAG CCTCTTTCATGTAGTGGTCGATAACGACGACACCGCGTCCACGCTCATCGATGCCATGAACAAGGAGCGGAGTGGTCGCGTCACCTTCATGCCCCTCAACCGCCTCAAGAGCGTCAGTGTCCAGTATCCCAAAGCGAATGACGCTGTGCCTTTACTCTCTAAGCTCACGTACGACCGCGCGTACCAGATGGCTTTCGAGCAGATCTTTGCCCGTACAGTCGTCTGCTCGGACTTGGCAACTGCCGCTCAGTATACGCGCAGCCACGGGCTGAACGGTGTCACGGACTCCGGAGACAGAGTGGACCGCAAGGGTGCCCTGACCGGTGGTTACCACGACAACCGCCGCTCACGTCTCGATGCCATCAAGCACGTCAAGCGCTGGAATGAAGATTATGAGCGCGACGCTACTCGACACACCGAAGTCAAGGAAGGTcttgccaagctcgagcagcagATCTCCCAGGCGATGGGCGAGATCCAGAGGatcgacgccaagcgcaaCGCCATGGTTGAAGACCGCGGGCATCAGGCGCGTCAGGCCAACTGGATCATGCGCGAGGTGGAGCAATCGCGGCaacgcctcgcgcgcctcgagggctCGCTGgctgacgacgaggcgagcCTTAAAGCGGCAatggccaagaaggcggccTTAGAGGAGGAATTGCAGACCCCGATGCAGCCGCAGCTGTCGCCGGCCGAGGTGCAGGAGCTCGAAACCCTGTCCAAGGACGCAGAAGACCAGAAGAAGGCCCTGCTGCAAGCTTCCCAGAGCCGCCAACAG GTTGCTTCTGAGCGTAGCGAGCTAGAGATCGAGCTCACCGAAAAcctccgtcgccgccgaaACCAACTCCGTGCCAAGCTCGATGATCTGGATAGCGCCTCTGGATCCGGTGTCATCAACGcgggcgagatcgagcAGCGCAAGGCGGAGCTCAACAGCATTGGCCGGTCCATCGACACACTTTCAGAGCAGATCCAGactgtcgaggaggagatcgaggcgctcgcaACGGCCATCTCGGAGCAGAATACCAAGCTCGAAGAGTTGCACACCGAGGCCAACGATGTCACCCGAGCCATGCTCCGCATCCAGAAGAGCCAGGAGCGCTATCTGAGCAAGAAGCAAACCCTCGAAAACCGCAAGGAGGAATGTGAGGTGGCCatccgcgacctcggcgtgcTTCCCGACGAGGCGTTCACCAAGTACACAGGCGACAAGTACAAGTCGGCCAGCGGCATGGAgaagctcgtcaagctctTGCACAAGGTCAACGATGGCCTGAAGAAGTTTGCGCACGTGAACAAGAAGGCGTTTGAGCAGTACAACAACTTCACCAAGCAGCGTGACGAGCTGTTagcccgccgcgccgagctcgaccagtCAGCAGACTCAATCCAGGACCTGATCCAGACGCTCGACCAGCGCAAGGACGAAGCGATCGAGCGCACATTCAAGCAGGTGTCCAAGTACTTCGAAGAGGTGTTTGAGCAGCTTGTGCCAGCAGGGCGTGGGCGGCTCATCATGCAGAAGCGGACTGACTCGTacctggacgaggagagcgagccACCACAGCCAAAGGAGGGAGAGCAGAGCGAGATTGACAGCTACACTGGCGTCTCGATCAAGGTGTCATTCAACTCgaaggaggatgagggacAGCGCATCTCGCAGCTGTCGGGTGGGCAGAAGTCGCTCGTTGCCCTTGCGACCGTGTTCGCGATCCAGAAATGTGACCCAGCACCGTTCTACCTCttcgacgagatcgacgcGAACCTCGACACTCAGTACCGCACGTCTGTAGCCAACATGATCCACGCGCTCAGCGACTCCGCGCAGTTCATCACCACAACCTTCCGCAGCGAGAtgctcgtcaacgccgacAAGTTTTACGGTGTCTACTTTGACAAACAAAAAGTGTCGACTATCCAGACAATCACgcaggacgaggcgcagaAGTTTATCGACACGGCGGCTGGCATGACCTAG
- the PRE6 gene encoding uncharacterized protein (Proteasome subunit) has product MSRSYDRALTVFSPDGHLFQVEYALEAVRRGTAAVGVRGKSCVVLGVEKKSTLQLQDPRTVRKVAMLDDHICTAFAGLTADGRILIDKARVECQSHRLTVEDPVTVEYITKYVAGIQQRYTQSGGVRPFGISTLIVGFDPNDTKPHLFMTEPSGIYSAWKACAIGRASKTVREFLEKNYVENLDRADTIKLAVKSLLEVVQTGAKNIEISVMERYGVVRSLEQSEIEAIVAGIEAEKEAEAERKRARLAATQAGQASMFATALSGAATGTSTPGGPGGASGATAPGEESGVQ; this is encoded by the exons ATGTCGCGCTCCTACGATCGTG CCCTCACGGTCTTCTCGCCTGATGGACAT CTGTTCCAGGTCGAGTACGCGCTTGAGGCCGTGCGTCGCGGCACTGCTGCG GTGGGCGTGCGTGGCAAGTCGTGTGTCGtgcttggcgtcgagaaGAAGTCGACGCTGCAGCTCCAGGATCCCCGGACGGTGCGCAAGGTTGCCATGCTTGACGATCACATCTGCACTGCGTTTGCTG GCCTCACTGCCGATGGCCGCATCCTGATCGAcaaggcgcgcgtcgagtgCCAGTCGCACCGTCTGACAGTCGAGGACCCCGTCACCGTCGAGTACATCACCAAGTATGTCGCCGGGATCCAGCAGCGGTATACCCAGTCGGGTGGTGTGCGCCCGTTCGGCATCTCGACTCTCATCGTCGGCTTTGACCCTAACGACACCAAGCCCCACCTCTTCATGACCGAGCCCAGTGGTATCTACTCTGCGTGGAAG gccTGCGCCATCGGACGCGCGTCCAAGACTGTGCGCGAGTTCCTCGAGAAGAACTACGTCGAGaacctcgaccgcgcggACACGATCAAGCTTGCCGTTAAGTCGTtgctcgaggtcgtgcagACGGGTGCGAAGAACATTGAGATCTCTGTGATGGAGCGCTACGGCGTCGTGCGG AGCCTGGAGCAGTCAGAGATCGAGGCGATCGTTGCTGgcatcgaggccgagaaggaggccgaggctgagcgtaagcgcgcccgcctcgcGGCGACTCAGGCTGGCCAGGCATCCATGTTCGCGACCGCGCTCTCGGGCGCCGCGACCGGCACGAGCACCCCTGGTGGCCCAGGAGGGGCAAGCGGTGCGACGGCTCCGGGTGAGGAGAGCGGTGTGCAGTAG